The proteins below are encoded in one region of Paralysiella testudinis:
- the mlaD gene encoding outer membrane lipid asymmetry maintenance protein MlaD, which translates to MKKNGLEMMVGLFVALGLAAVVFLSFRVAGGGSFLGGAQPTYTVYASFSDIGGLKVKAPVKAAGVVVGRVGKIELDSQSYWARVTLNLDQQYHFSTDVSAQILTSGLLGEQYIGLMQGGDPDDLANGDTITITSSALVLEQLIGKFMTNFAEGNAHSKAASDASETPSTP; encoded by the coding sequence ATGAAAAAAAACGGTTTGGAAATGATGGTTGGCCTGTTTGTGGCTTTAGGCTTGGCTGCGGTGGTGTTTTTATCGTTCCGGGTGGCCGGCGGCGGCAGCTTTCTGGGCGGCGCCCAGCCGACTTATACGGTTTACGCTTCGTTTAGCGATATCGGCGGCTTGAAAGTAAAAGCACCGGTGAAGGCGGCTGGTGTGGTGGTGGGCCGTGTGGGCAAGATTGAGCTGGATTCGCAAAGTTATTGGGCGCGGGTGACTTTAAATCTGGACCAACAATACCATTTCAGTACCGATGTATCGGCGCAAATCCTTACTTCCGGCTTGTTGGGCGAGCAATACATCGGCTTGATGCAGGGCGGCGACCCGGATGATTTGGCCAATGGCGACACCATCACCATCACCAGCTCGGCCTTGGTGCTGGAGCAATTGATTGGTAAATTTATGACCAATTTCGCCGAGGGCAATGCCCATTCTAAAGCGGCCAGTGATGCCTCCGAAACACCGTCAACCCCATAA
- a CDS encoding MlaC/ttg2D family ABC transporter substrate-binding protein, translating into MKKSAFIGAVTMAVMSISLALATPQQAVTQVRGNATQVLSILSKANGANDAQVRRQAENYAIPYFDFERMTALAVGNPWRNASVAQKQALTQEFKTLLIRTYSGTMLKFKNAKVTVRDNPVVNRGGQEVIVRAEVVAAGGGKPVNMDYTLYQSGGKYRVYNVAVEGASLVTVYRNQFGQTIGQKGIDGLIADLKSKNGQ; encoded by the coding sequence ATGAAAAAATCAGCCTTTATCGGCGCCGTCACTATGGCGGTGATGAGCATTAGCTTGGCTTTGGCCACCCCGCAGCAGGCGGTTACCCAAGTGCGTGGCAATGCTACCCAAGTATTGAGCATCTTAAGCAAGGCCAATGGCGCCAATGACGCCCAAGTACGCCGCCAAGCCGAAAACTACGCTATTCCCTATTTTGATTTCGAACGCATGACCGCCTTGGCCGTAGGCAACCCATGGCGCAATGCCAGTGTGGCACAAAAGCAGGCGCTCACACAGGAATTTAAAACCCTGTTGATTCGCACCTATTCCGGCACCATGCTGAAATTCAAAAATGCCAAAGTCACCGTACGTGACAACCCGGTGGTGAACCGTGGCGGCCAAGAAGTGATTGTGCGTGCCGAAGTGGTGGCCGCTGGCGGTGGTAAACCGGTGAACATGGATTACACACTCTATCAAAGCGGCGGCAAATACCGTGTGTATAATGTGGCGGTGGAAGGTGCCAGCTTGGTTACCGTATACCGCAACCAGTTTGGCCAAACCATCGGCCAAAAAGGCATTGACGGCCTGATTGCCGATTTGAAATCAAAAAACGGCCAATAG
- a CDS encoding STAS domain-containing protein, with protein MNIERNGGVVALQAAVTMATVDAAQYRRFCQEMADSSVHTLDLAAVSRADSACVALLLAAMRIKQAQQQTLKLAHMPADLRMLTALYEIDPWITE; from the coding sequence ATGAATATTGAGCGCAACGGCGGTGTGGTGGCCTTGCAGGCAGCCGTGACCATGGCCACGGTGGATGCCGCGCAATACCGCCGTTTTTGTCAGGAAATGGCCGACAGCTCGGTGCATACGCTGGATTTGGCGGCGGTGAGCCGTGCCGACTCCGCCTGCGTGGCCTTGTTGCTGGCGGCCATGCGCATAAAACAAGCGCAACAGCAAACATTGAAGCTGGCGCATATGCCCGCCGATTTGCGCATGCTCACGGCTTTGTACGAGATTGACCCATGGATAACGGAATGA
- a CDS encoding MlaA family lipoprotein — translation MKKQLCVAVLAVAVVSPVWADGAYQDPYQGYNRFMFRVNDTLDRHVMVPVAKGYRKVTPSPVRTGVRNFFNNLRDVVSFGSNVLRLDIEKASTDLVRVGINSTFGLGGLIDIAGAGQMPNNKNTLGDTFASWGWKNSNYFVYPLTGPSTVRDSIGNTILYAYPVQKVVFTDPGARYGASVLGTVSRREALLDLTSGLDEAALDRYAYVRDIFMDMRNRQVGNTGATATEDIDIDSLVPAENDGADGDTSAAADTAESADLAKPAALDAAAVDLPLAEAVSAPAKTLAWTSAHEKYLNYWPVESVQ, via the coding sequence ATGAAAAAACAATTGTGCGTGGCGGTGCTGGCGGTGGCGGTGGTGTCGCCGGTATGGGCGGACGGCGCTTATCAAGACCCGTATCAGGGCTATAACCGCTTTATGTTCCGCGTGAACGACACGCTGGATCGGCATGTTATGGTGCCGGTGGCCAAGGGCTACCGCAAGGTAACGCCTTCGCCGGTGCGCACGGGTGTGCGCAATTTTTTCAACAATCTGCGTGATGTGGTCAGCTTTGGCAGCAATGTACTGCGTTTGGATATCGAAAAAGCCAGTACCGATTTGGTGCGGGTGGGCATCAACAGCACCTTCGGCTTAGGCGGCCTGATTGATATTGCCGGTGCCGGACAAATGCCGAACAACAAAAATACCCTCGGCGATACCTTTGCTTCGTGGGGCTGGAAAAACAGCAATTATTTCGTTTATCCGCTCACCGGCCCTTCTACTGTGCGCGACAGCATAGGCAATACTATTTTGTATGCCTATCCGGTGCAAAAAGTGGTGTTTACCGATCCCGGCGCACGTTATGGTGCCTCTGTACTGGGTACTGTTTCCCGCCGCGAGGCTTTGTTGGATTTGACTTCCGGCCTAGATGAAGCGGCATTGGATCGCTATGCCTATGTGCGCGATATTTTTATGGATATGCGCAATCGCCAAGTGGGCAATACCGGCGCTACTGCTACTGAAGATATTGATATCGACAGCCTGGTACCAGCAGAAAACGACGGTGCCGATGGCGACACATCGGCAGCGGCAGATACTGCCGAGTCTGCGGATTTGGCCAAACCGGCCGCTTTGGATGCGGCTGCTGTTGATTTGCCATTGGCCGAAGCCGTGTCGGCACCGGCAAAGACCTTGGCATGGACATCTGCGCATGAAAAATACCTTAACTATTGGCCGGTAGAGTCGGTACAATAA
- a CDS encoding VacJ: MYEVNRSVFLLMPLEPFWYWLQSLPDVDLEDFTLADLQQDANAYLVSPCEDVEEVWAEIEARVEEIFAAELGDWCEDESLWPDLHPDIFNEWFDIQLSTVVTDLAAQDLARDAFQPITLN, encoded by the coding sequence ATGTATGAAGTAAACCGCAGCGTCTTTTTGCTGATGCCTTTAGAGCCGTTTTGGTACTGGCTGCAGTCTTTGCCTGATGTGGATTTGGAAGATTTTACCTTGGCCGATTTGCAGCAAGACGCCAATGCGTATTTGGTGAGCCCTTGTGAAGATGTGGAAGAAGTATGGGCGGAAATCGAAGCGCGGGTAGAAGAAATTTTTGCCGCAGAGCTGGGCGACTGGTGTGAAGACGAAAGCCTGTGGCCGGATTTGCATCCGGATATTTTCAACGAATGGTTTGATATCCAGCTCTCCACCGTGGTCACCGATTTGGCGGCGCAAGATTTGGCCCGCGATGCTTTCCAACCGATAACCTTGAATTAA
- a CDS encoding acyl-CoA thioesterase, translating to MHHTAIRVRGYHLDVFQHVNNARYLEFLEEARWSYFEDTGLTPLFLDVGLGMAVVNININYRRGAVLNDDLVVRTRFESVQQRNAVLAQEIVLKGSDTVVADAKIVFVAVDQKAGRAVAFDGALKAKLDELVAAV from the coding sequence ATGCACCACACTGCCATACGCGTACGCGGCTATCATTTGGATGTGTTCCAACACGTTAACAATGCGCGCTATCTGGAATTTTTGGAAGAAGCGCGCTGGTCGTATTTTGAAGATACCGGCTTAACGCCGCTGTTTCTGGATGTGGGGCTGGGCATGGCGGTGGTAAACATCAACATCAATTACCGCCGCGGTGCGGTGTTAAACGATGATTTGGTGGTGCGCACCCGTTTTGAATCGGTGCAACAACGCAATGCGGTGCTGGCACAGGAAATCGTGCTGAAGGGCAGTGATACCGTGGTGGCCGATGCCAAAATCGTGTTTGTGGCGGTGGATCAAAAGGCGGGCAGGGCGGTGGCGTTTGACGGCGCGCTCAAAGCAAAATTGGATGAGCTGGTGGCCGCTGTTTAA
- a CDS encoding TlpA family protein disulfide reductase gives MKKTAMWLVPLVLAALLALVLWPRAEAAPDFALKDLHGNSLTQQNLHGKVTLINFWYPSCPGCVSEMPKLIKMAHDYQSKPDFQLIGIALPYDPESSVRNYVESRQIPFTVAIDTDGKVGKSYQVQLAPMSFLVDQNGKVHKTYLGEPDFGELYRQVDGLLAK, from the coding sequence ATGAAAAAAACGGCTATGTGGTTGGTGCCGCTGGTATTGGCGGCTTTGTTGGCGTTGGTGTTGTGGCCGCGTGCCGAAGCCGCCCCCGATTTTGCCTTGAAAGATTTGCACGGCAACAGCCTCACCCAGCAAAATCTGCACGGCAAGGTTACCCTGATTAATTTTTGGTATCCCTCTTGCCCCGGCTGCGTGAGCGAAATGCCCAAATTGATTAAAATGGCGCACGATTATCAGAGCAAGCCGGATTTCCAGCTAATTGGCATTGCCCTGCCTTATGACCCGGAAAGCAGCGTGCGCAATTATGTAGAGAGCCGGCAAATTCCGTTTACCGTGGCCATTGACACCGATGGCAAGGTGGGCAAAAGCTATCAGGTGCAATTGGCGCCGATGTCGTTTCTGGTAGACCAAAACGGCAAGGTACACAAAACCTATTTGGGCGAGCCGGATTTTGGCGAGCTGTACCGCCAGGTAGACGGCTTGCTGGCAAAATAA
- a CDS encoding acyl-CoA thioesterase: MPSTAADIYRQHIVVAEADLDEMRHVNNVRYLQWLQDGAILHWQQLADEALRTQYAWVARHHSLDYLVAAWLGDELLLETWVDECRGALSTRHYRLSRLSDKQTVVQAHTQWCLLNRSSLKPVRIPAAVAALFRHREG; the protein is encoded by the coding sequence ATGCCGAGCACTGCTGCCGATATTTACCGCCAACACATCGTAGTGGCGGAAGCCGATTTGGACGAGATGCGCCATGTTAACAATGTGCGCTATCTGCAATGGCTGCAAGACGGCGCCATTTTGCATTGGCAGCAATTGGCGGATGAGGCTTTGCGCACGCAGTATGCGTGGGTGGCGCGCCACCACAGCCTAGACTATCTGGTGGCGGCATGGCTGGGCGATGAGTTATTGCTGGAAACTTGGGTAGACGAATGCCGCGGTGCCTTGAGTACCCGCCATTACCGGCTGAGCCGGCTCAGCGACAAGCAAACCGTGGTGCAAGCGCACACGCAATGGTGTTTGCTTAACCGCAGCAGCTTAAAGCCGGTACGTATTCCGGCGGCGGTGGCGGCTTTGTTTCGGCACAGGGAAGGATAA
- a CDS encoding branched-chain amino acid ABC transporter substrate-binding protein, with amino-acid sequence MTTPTCKWMPLALVLALAACNQNSQVTAADGGCGTLAEGEICVKIGSAGPLTGGIAESGLDTQRGVQLAINDINAQGNLMIGGKKVKLALVSEDDAADPKQGPVVAQKLVDSAVVGVVGHFNSGVSIPANKVYAEAGMVQIAPASTNPDYTLKSVKTAGGLVSAYRTILTDSRQAPVLAQYMLKNGGKTVAVLDDATQYGKGIADEVAKTLQQAGANVVHRDSATDKTTDFKAILTTIKAKNPDYVFWGGMDDTAAILAKQLKELGLKSQLVSDDGVCSERFVQLAGAAAEGTVCSQPVPLEKMPKGTQFKAAYEKTFPGKQALTFSPFAYDATFAIVEAMKLADSVKREDITKAMPKVNFEGVIGNIAFDENGDMKKGASSLFKVQEGKLVNFEVINF; translated from the coding sequence ATGACTACCCCAACATGCAAATGGATGCCGCTGGCGCTGGTATTGGCTTTGGCGGCGTGTAATCAAAACAGCCAAGTCACCGCAGCCGATGGCGGCTGCGGCACGCTGGCCGAAGGGGAAATTTGCGTCAAAATTGGTAGCGCGGGGCCGTTAACCGGCGGCATTGCCGAATCGGGTTTGGATACCCAGCGCGGCGTGCAATTGGCCATCAACGACATCAATGCCCAAGGCAATCTCATGATTGGCGGCAAAAAAGTGAAATTGGCGCTGGTGAGCGAAGACGATGCCGCCGACCCTAAACAAGGCCCGGTGGTGGCGCAAAAACTGGTCGACAGCGCCGTGGTGGGCGTGGTGGGGCACTTTAATTCCGGCGTTTCCATCCCCGCCAACAAAGTTTATGCCGAAGCGGGCATGGTGCAAATCGCCCCTGCTTCCACCAATCCCGACTACACCCTCAAAAGCGTGAAAACAGCCGGCGGCTTGGTTAGCGCCTACCGCACCATTCTCACCGACTCGCGCCAAGCGCCGGTGTTGGCGCAATACATGCTGAAAAACGGCGGCAAAACCGTGGCAGTGCTGGATGATGCCACCCAATACGGCAAAGGCATTGCCGACGAAGTGGCCAAAACCCTGCAACAAGCCGGTGCCAACGTGGTGCATCGCGATTCCGCCACCGACAAAACCACCGACTTCAAAGCCATCCTCACCACCATTAAAGCCAAAAATCCGGATTATGTCTTCTGGGGCGGCATGGACGACACCGCCGCCATTTTGGCCAAACAATTAAAAGAGCTGGGGCTGAAATCGCAGCTGGTGAGTGACGACGGCGTGTGCAGCGAACGCTTTGTGCAATTGGCCGGAGCCGCCGCCGAAGGCACCGTGTGCTCGCAACCGGTGCCGCTGGAAAAAATGCCCAAAGGCACCCAGTTCAAAGCCGCATACGAAAAAACCTTCCCCGGCAAACAGGCACTCACCTTCTCACCGTTTGCCTATGACGCCACCTTTGCCATTGTGGAAGCCATGAAACTGGCCGACTCGGTCAAACGCGAAGACATCACCAAAGCCATGCCCAAGGTTAACTTTGAAGGCGTGATTGGCAATATTGCCTTTGATGAAAACGGCGATATGAAAAAAGGCGCCAGCTCGCTATTTAAAGTGCAAGAAGGCAAATTGGTAAATTTTGAAGTGATTAACTTTTAA
- a CDS encoding Ldh family oxidoreductase: protein MKTDLNELRQLCQAILARHGFLVEHQHSITETLLTAQQDDCHSHGVWRLLGVLDTWRQGKLAADVLPYISHEAGAVVKIDARMGPAPTAFALGLPKLMACARRFGVGILAINHCVHFSALWVEIEQLTRAGLVALNMTPSHAWVAPAGSTKPLLGTNPIGFGFPRANADEPYVFDFATSASARGEIQLRQRAGQPLEAGWAIDAQGQPTLDATAALAGAMLTFGGHKGSALATMVELLAGPLIGDLSSQESMAFADGTATLPYGGEIIIAIDPAFLLGDEADAHLARAEALLDQFNPAGARLPSQRRFQARQRNREQGGVVVDESVLAELRALLD, encoded by the coding sequence ATGAAAACGGATTTAAATGAATTAAGGCAGCTGTGCCAAGCGATTTTGGCGCGGCATGGTTTTTTGGTCGAGCACCAGCACAGCATCACCGAAACTTTGCTCACCGCGCAGCAAGACGATTGCCATTCGCACGGCGTGTGGCGCTTGTTGGGCGTGCTGGATACTTGGCGGCAAGGCAAGCTGGCGGCGGATGTGTTGCCCTACATCAGCCATGAAGCCGGAGCGGTGGTGAAAATAGACGCCCGCATGGGGCCGGCGCCCACCGCTTTTGCCTTGGGGCTGCCCAAGCTGATGGCGTGCGCCCGCCGTTTCGGGGTGGGTATTTTGGCGATTAACCACTGCGTGCATTTTTCGGCATTGTGGGTGGAAATCGAGCAGCTTACCCGCGCCGGGCTGGTGGCGCTGAACATGACCCCCAGTCATGCTTGGGTGGCACCGGCGGGCAGCACCAAGCCGTTGCTTGGCACCAATCCCATTGGCTTCGGCTTTCCGCGTGCCAATGCCGATGAGCCTTATGTGTTTGATTTTGCTACCAGTGCCAGCGCGCGTGGTGAAATCCAGCTGCGCCAGCGTGCAGGCCAGCCGCTGGAAGCGGGCTGGGCGATTGATGCGCAAGGCCAGCCCACGCTGGATGCCACTGCCGCCTTGGCCGGTGCCATGCTCACCTTTGGCGGCCACAAAGGCTCGGCCTTGGCCACCATGGTGGAGCTGCTGGCCGGGCCCTTGATTGGCGACTTAAGCAGCCAAGAATCGATGGCCTTTGCCGACGGTACCGCCACCTTGCCTTATGGCGGCGAAATCATCATTGCCATTGATCCCGCCTTTTTGTTGGGTGATGAAGCAGATGCCCATTTGGCACGGGCGGAAGCGCTGCTGGATCAGTTCAACCCCGCTGGCGCCCGCCTGCCTTCGCAGCGCCGTTTTCAGGCGCGGCAGCGCAACCGTGAGCAAGGCGGCGTGGTGGTGGATGAGTCGGTATTGGCGGAGCTGAGGGCTTTGTTGGATTGA
- a CDS encoding thiamine pyrophosphate-binding protein: MSTQTQRSGGQILVQQLRNQGVRQVYCVPGESYLAVLDALYDTDINITVCRQEGGAAMMAEAAAKLSGEVGICMVTRAPGATNAYAGVHIAKQDSTPMILFVGQVARDTKGREAFQEMDYASVFGSQTKWAVEIDCIERIPEIVHRAFHTALSGRPGPVVVALPEDMLTEMAAVADAPPCHATEMAPTATQWQQLESVLNQAQRPLFILGGSTWQADATAAFADWAAAHQVPVAVEFRRQMLLSAHHPCYVGDIGLGLNPKLLAYVQQADCIVLLGGRLPEVPSQNYTLLNGGAAKKVVHIHPDVLELHRVYAADVAINTTAAYLANALAAHTQVKTHHADWLAQGRQNYLAWSDTGAVQVSGKMNPANIIRTLQTQLAADAIITNGAGNYAAWLHRFYRYGGFGTQLAPTSGSMGYGLPAAVAAKNQHPEREVICFAGDGCFMMHGQEFATAVQYQLPIMVIIFDNSMYGTIRMHQERHYPLRECATALHNPDFAAYAQAFGGFGARIELDQDFLPAYLAAKASGKPAILHCILEQETLSPTTTLSQLRAAAG, translated from the coding sequence ATGAGCACGCAAACGCAGCGCAGTGGTGGGCAAATTTTGGTGCAGCAACTGCGCAATCAGGGCGTGCGCCAAGTGTATTGCGTGCCCGGCGAAAGCTATCTGGCCGTGTTGGATGCGCTCTACGACACCGACATCAACATCACCGTATGCCGCCAAGAAGGCGGCGCGGCGATGATGGCGGAGGCTGCGGCCAAACTCAGCGGCGAAGTGGGCATTTGTATGGTGACGCGCGCCCCGGGTGCCACCAATGCCTATGCCGGCGTGCACATTGCCAAGCAAGATTCCACGCCGATGATTTTGTTTGTCGGCCAAGTGGCGCGCGACACCAAAGGGCGGGAGGCGTTTCAGGAAATGGATTACGCCAGTGTGTTTGGCAGCCAAACCAAATGGGCGGTGGAAATCGACTGCATCGAGCGCATTCCCGAAATCGTTCATCGTGCCTTTCACACCGCCCTGTCCGGCCGCCCCGGCCCGGTGGTGGTGGCCTTGCCCGAAGACATGCTCACCGAAATGGCCGCCGTGGCCGACGCACCGCCCTGCCACGCCACTGAAATGGCACCCACAGCCACTCAATGGCAACAGCTCGAAAGCGTGCTCAACCAAGCGCAGCGCCCGCTGTTTATCTTGGGCGGCAGCACTTGGCAGGCCGATGCCACAGCGGCGTTTGCCGATTGGGCGGCGGCGCACCAAGTGCCGGTGGCGGTGGAATTTCGGCGCCAAATGCTGCTCAGCGCCCACCATCCTTGCTATGTGGGCGACATCGGCCTGGGGCTGAACCCCAAATTACTGGCCTATGTGCAACAAGCCGACTGCATTGTGCTGCTGGGCGGCAGGCTGCCTGAAGTGCCGTCGCAAAACTACACCTTACTCAATGGCGGCGCGGCCAAAAAAGTGGTGCATATCCACCCGGATGTGCTGGAACTGCACCGCGTGTATGCCGCCGATGTGGCCATCAACACCACCGCCGCTTACTTAGCCAACGCGCTGGCCGCCCACACCCAAGTGAAAACCCACCATGCCGACTGGCTGGCACAAGGCCGCCAAAATTACCTAGCTTGGTCCGACACCGGCGCGGTACAGGTAAGCGGCAAAATGAATCCGGCCAACATCATCCGCACCCTGCAAACCCAGCTGGCCGCCGATGCCATCATCACCAATGGCGCCGGTAATTACGCCGCCTGGCTGCACCGCTTCTACCGCTACGGCGGCTTCGGCACCCAGCTGGCGCCCACCTCCGGCTCCATGGGCTACGGCTTGCCCGCCGCCGTGGCCGCCAAAAATCAACACCCCGAGCGCGAAGTGATCTGCTTTGCGGGCGACGGCTGCTTTATGATGCACGGGCAGGAATTCGCCACCGCTGTGCAATATCAACTGCCGATTATGGTGATTATTTTCGACAACAGCATGTACGGCACCATCCGCATGCACCAAGAGCGCCACTATCCTTTGCGCGAATGCGCCACCGCGCTGCACAACCCCGATTTTGCCGCCTACGCCCAAGCTTTCGGCGGCTTTGGCGCCCGCATCGAGTTGGATCAAGACTTCCTGCCCGCCTACCTTGCCGCCAAAGCCAGCGGCAAACCGGCCATTTTGCACTGCATCTTAGAGCAAGAAACCCTCTCACCCACCACCACCTTAAGCCAATTGCGTGCTGCGGCTGGTTAA
- the amaB gene encoding L-piperidine-6-carboxylate dehydrogenase, with the protein MIQALMNQMGVAPAQYQNGTLAVHSPIDGSLLGKVAQHSQADVDVQIEQAQQAFTQWRNVPAPRRGELVRLLGNILREHKQALGELVSWEAGKITQEGLGEVQEMIDICDFAVGLSRQLYGLTIASERPGHHMRESWHPLGVVGVISAFNFPVAVWSWNTALALVCGNAVIWKPSEKTPLTALACQALFEQAVQQFGADAPPHLSQVLVGDAAIGDQLVCDARVPLISATGSTRMGKIVAPKVAERFGKCILELGGNNAMILAPSADLDLAVRGILFSAVGTAGQRCTSLRRLIAHESVQAEVLEKLKKAYQSVAIGNPLQGNLVGPLIDRHSFEQMQAMLQKARDAGGQVFGGERVLAAEYPDAYYVQPAIVQMSSQNTVVQTETFAPILYVLSYRDFDEALAMQNDVPQGLSSCIFTNDIREAEQFLSASGSDCGIANVNIGTSGAEIGGAFGGEKETGGGRESGSDAWKAYMRRQTNTVNYSRELPLAQGINFS; encoded by the coding sequence ATGATTCAGGCATTGATGAACCAAATGGGCGTGGCACCCGCGCAATACCAAAACGGCACCTTGGCGGTGCATTCGCCGATTGACGGCAGCCTACTGGGCAAAGTGGCGCAACACAGCCAGGCCGATGTGGATGTGCAAATCGAGCAGGCGCAGCAGGCATTTACACAATGGCGCAATGTGCCTGCGCCGCGCCGTGGCGAGCTGGTGCGCTTGTTGGGCAATATTTTGCGCGAGCACAAGCAAGCACTGGGCGAGCTGGTGTCGTGGGAGGCGGGCAAAATTACCCAAGAAGGCTTGGGCGAAGTGCAGGAAATGATTGATATTTGCGACTTTGCCGTGGGCTTGTCGCGCCAACTTTACGGCCTCACCATCGCTTCCGAGCGCCCCGGCCACCATATGCGCGAAAGCTGGCATCCGCTGGGCGTAGTGGGGGTGATTTCGGCATTTAATTTTCCGGTGGCGGTGTGGTCGTGGAATACCGCGCTGGCGCTGGTGTGCGGCAATGCGGTGATTTGGAAGCCGTCGGAAAAAACCCCGCTCACCGCATTGGCCTGCCAAGCGCTGTTTGAGCAAGCCGTGCAGCAATTCGGTGCCGATGCGCCGCCGCATTTGTCGCAAGTATTGGTGGGCGATGCGGCCATTGGCGACCAATTGGTGTGCGATGCGCGTGTGCCGCTGATCAGCGCCACCGGCAGCACCCGCATGGGTAAAATTGTGGCGCCCAAAGTGGCCGAGCGCTTTGGTAAATGTATTTTGGAATTGGGCGGCAACAACGCCATGATTTTGGCGCCCAGTGCCGATTTGGATTTGGCCGTGCGCGGCATTTTGTTTTCCGCCGTGGGCACTGCCGGACAGCGTTGCACCAGCTTGCGCCGCTTGATTGCACACGAATCGGTGCAGGCCGAAGTGCTGGAAAAATTGAAAAAGGCCTATCAATCGGTGGCCATCGGCAACCCCTTGCAAGGCAATTTGGTGGGCCCTTTGATTGACCGCCACAGCTTTGAGCAAATGCAGGCCATGCTGCAAAAGGCTCGCGATGCGGGCGGGCAGGTATTTGGCGGTGAGCGCGTGCTGGCGGCCGAATATCCCGACGCCTATTATGTGCAACCGGCCATTGTGCAAATGAGCAGCCAAAATACGGTGGTGCAAACCGAAACCTTCGCCCCAATTCTGTATGTGCTGAGCTACCGCGATTTTGACGAGGCGCTGGCGATGCAAAACGATGTGCCGCAAGGTTTGTCGTCTTGCATTTTCACCAACGACATTCGCGAAGCCGAGCAATTCTTAAGCGCCAGCGGCAGCGATTGCGGCATTGCCAATGTGAACATCGGCACCAGCGGTGCGGAAATCGGCGGCGCTTTTGGCGGCGAAAAAGAAACCGGCGGCGGCCGCGAATCCGGCTCGGATGCGTGGAAAGCTTATATGCGCCGCCAAACCAATACCGTGAACTATTCGCGCGAATTGCCGCTGGCACAAGGGATTAACTTCAGTTGA